Proteins from a genomic interval of Corvus moneduloides isolate bCorMon1 chromosome 6, bCorMon1.pri, whole genome shotgun sequence:
- the LOC116445167 gene encoding uncharacterized protein LOC116445167, producing MPPRRPGPVPGPHRPARAAVAAARTPRPHRGARPRRDPAGGPCSSMRSRRRLVGSGGDGNCRRDSARRPGEPASLARGGAGSRDAGAGRRVRPGSDARSPLRRRGGRERAGTRSGPWDPLAAGPGPGGAGAVGVWVSRRPPTAARQPVPAWQPLQPMRAERGWRSWNRGAVRVNTWGNLEEKQSWEGSQPGQLTRTDQRDIPYHRTLCPA from the exons ATgcctccccgccgccccggccccgtgCCTGGGCCCcaccgccccgcccgcgccgccgtAGCCGCAGCACGGACCCCACGCCCGCACCGCGGGGCTCGGCCCCGCAGGGACCCCGCGGGGGGCCCTTGCTCATCGATGCGCTCCCGCAGACGATTGGTAGGGTCTGGCGGTGACGGAAATTGCCGAAGGGACTCGGCCAGGCGGCCGGGTGAGCCAGCGAGTCTCGCGCGAGGCGGGGCGGGGTCTCGCGATGCAGGCGCGGGGAGGCGGGTGCGTCCCGGAAGTGACGCGCGCTCGCCCTTGAGGCGCCGTGGGGGGCGCGAGCGGGCCGGGACGCGCTCGGGGCCCTGGGATCCTCtcgccgccggccccgggcccggggGAGCCGGTGCCGTGGGTGTGTGGGTGTCGCGGAGGCCGCCCACGGCAGCCAGGCAGCCTGTGCCGGcctggcagcccctgcagccGATGAGAGCGGAGAGGGGCTGGCGGAGCTGGAACCGGGGTGCCGTCAGGGTTAACACATGGGGGAATTTG GAGGAAAAACAATCTTGGGAGGGttcacagccaggacagctgacccgaactgaccaaagggatattccataccacagaacATTATGCCCAGCATAA